The following are encoded together in the Bradymonas sediminis genome:
- a CDS encoding lysine 5,6-aminomutase subunit alpha: MSKLGLDPKMIARGRSAAAEIAHQMDGFIRERTTVAVERTVLRLMGVDGVDIDEIPLPNRVIEAAVDAGLIEEGITRTIARAMLHTDRSPQQIAEAVAEGTLNLAELPHFDEESIREVGEELAVEAADRIKRNVDARNALLARSEDRPAPLHYVIVATGNIYEDAVQAKTAARQGADIVAVIRSTGQSLLDYVPYGPTTEGFGGTYATQGNFKVMRDALDEVGEELGRYIRLCNYCSGLCMPEIAAMGALERLDVMLNDALYGILFRDINPQRTFVDQYFSRMINAYAGVIINTGEDNYLTTADAVEAAHTVLASQFINEQFALKSGLPSEQMGLGHAFEMNPDLENGFLLELAQAEMASEIFPDAPLKYMPPTKYMTGNIFKGHIQDALFNLIGVWTKQGIQLLGMMTEAMHTPHMGDRHLALENAQYVMNNARDLGDEIQYKPGGVIQTRAQTVLADATELLEEVREKGMFNVLAAGTFADVFRPTDQGKGLDGVFKRSADYYNPLEDELRRRLAL, translated from the coding sequence ATGTCGAAGTTGGGTCTTGATCCGAAGATGATTGCCCGGGGGCGCAGCGCCGCCGCCGAAATCGCCCACCAGATGGACGGGTTCATCCGCGAGCGCACCACCGTCGCCGTCGAGCGCACCGTGCTGCGGCTGATGGGCGTGGACGGCGTGGATATCGACGAGATTCCGCTGCCCAACCGCGTCATCGAAGCCGCGGTCGACGCGGGGCTGATTGAAGAGGGCATCACCCGCACGATCGCCCGGGCGATGCTGCACACCGACCGCAGCCCCCAGCAGATCGCCGAGGCCGTCGCCGAAGGCACGCTGAACCTGGCCGAGCTGCCGCATTTCGACGAAGAGAGCATCCGCGAAGTCGGCGAAGAACTCGCGGTTGAAGCCGCCGACCGAATCAAGCGAAACGTAGACGCACGAAACGCGCTCCTCGCCCGCTCCGAGGATCGCCCCGCCCCGCTGCACTATGTCATCGTCGCCACCGGAAATATTTACGAAGACGCGGTCCAGGCCAAAACCGCCGCCCGCCAGGGCGCCGATATCGTCGCGGTCATCCGCTCCACCGGCCAGAGCCTGCTCGACTACGTCCCCTACGGCCCGACCACCGAAGGCTTCGGCGGCACCTACGCCACCCAGGGCAACTTCAAGGTCATGCGCGACGCGCTCGACGAGGTCGGCGAGGAACTCGGCCGCTATATCCGCCTGTGCAATTATTGCAGCGGCCTGTGCATGCCCGAGATCGCCGCGATGGGCGCGCTTGAGCGCCTCGACGTCATGCTCAACGACGCGCTCTACGGCATTCTTTTCCGCGACATCAACCCACAGCGCACCTTCGTCGACCAGTATTTTAGCCGCATGATCAACGCCTACGCCGGCGTCATCATCAACACCGGCGAGGATAATTATCTGACCACCGCCGACGCGGTTGAGGCCGCCCACACCGTGCTCGCCAGCCAATTTATCAACGAGCAATTCGCGCTCAAGAGCGGGCTGCCCAGCGAGCAAATGGGGCTTGGCCACGCCTTCGAGATGAACCCCGACCTGGAGAACGGCTTTTTGCTCGAATTGGCCCAGGCCGAGATGGCCTCCGAGATCTTCCCGGACGCCCCGCTCAAATATATGCCGCCGACTAAATATATGACCGGCAATATCTTCAAAGGTCATATCCAGGACGCGCTGTTTAACCTCATCGGCGTCTGGACCAAGCAGGGCATCCAACTTTTGGGCATGATGACCGAGGCCATGCACACCCCGCATATGGGCGACCGCCACCTGGCGCTGGAGAACGCCCAATACGTCATGAATAACGCCCGCGATCTCGGCGACGAGATCCAATACAAGCCCGGCGGCGTCATCCAAACCCGCGCCCAAACCGTGCTCGCCGACGCCACCGAACTGCTCGAAGAAGTCCGCGAAAAAGGCATGTTCAACGTCCTGGCCGCCGGCACCTTCGCCGACGTCTTCCGCCCCACCGACCAGGGAAAGGGCCTCGACGGCGTGTTCAAGCGCTCCGCCGATTATTATAACCCGCTCGAGGATGAATTGCGCCGGCGCTTGGCGCTCTAA
- a CDS encoding serine/threonine protein kinase has translation MTGRFPEPDQIFEDKYRVERLLGSGGFARVYLAEQIDLGRKVAIKILSLRVNSATSPETSEDESALESIALRFEREARIISQLNSAQTITIYDYGRTGDGLLYMVMEFVDGVELSEIAVPIAPRRALKILRQVLQSLHEAHARDLLHRDLKPANIMVYEHYGQKDQVKLLDFGIAKAIGDVANGAGADLTATDSLIGTPRYMSPEQIRGKDMGPASDIYSLGLVTYELLMGSKAITNTDSIEILGAHLAPESFRIPREDILHPQLVRLVNKMLSKELSERYASVSEVLEDLDAVEQLHGDLRLAGPPDITRPPGDETAIADLDESFIEAIDDDFMGSFDHFDSEPMGDKRTKRAVALVVLLVVVLVGIGFVLWQDSSPAETKEALVEETLEGAEEVEAPPVKPMPVVTVIRTRPSGASVWSGDRLIGMAPVQFTSERYEFPLTVRATFAEQSVEKTLEKPGGEFWLDIAVPADEDALAERAGTSVSDEDTEEPAQEAAAQKNTPTAPVAKPRPKPRPMPQPKPKPKPKPEPADNDGGDTLKYLPLE, from the coding sequence ATGACTGGACGCTTCCCCGAACCCGATCAGATTTTCGAGGACAAATATCGTGTCGAGAGGCTTCTAGGTAGCGGTGGCTTTGCGCGTGTCTACCTGGCCGAGCAGATCGACCTTGGGCGCAAAGTTGCGATCAAGATTCTGAGCCTGCGGGTCAACTCGGCGACGTCACCCGAGACCTCCGAAGATGAGTCGGCGCTGGAGTCGATCGCGCTGCGATTTGAGCGCGAAGCGCGCATCATTTCGCAGCTCAACAGCGCCCAGACGATCACCATCTACGATTATGGACGCACCGGCGACGGGCTGCTCTATATGGTGATGGAGTTTGTGGACGGCGTGGAGCTCAGCGAGATCGCGGTGCCGATCGCGCCGCGTCGGGCGCTTAAGATTCTGCGTCAGGTGCTCCAAAGCCTGCACGAGGCGCACGCGCGCGATCTTTTGCACCGCGACCTTAAGCCCGCCAATATCATGGTCTACGAGCATTACGGGCAAAAAGACCAGGTGAAGTTGCTCGACTTTGGCATCGCCAAGGCGATCGGGGATGTGGCCAACGGGGCCGGGGCGGACCTGACCGCCACGGACTCGCTGATCGGCACGCCGCGCTATATGTCGCCCGAGCAGATCCGGGGCAAAGATATGGGGCCGGCCTCCGATATCTATAGCCTGGGCCTGGTGACCTATGAGTTATTGATGGGCTCCAAGGCGATCACCAACACCGATAGCATCGAGATTTTGGGGGCGCATCTGGCGCCGGAGTCCTTTCGGATTCCGCGCGAAGATATTCTGCATCCGCAGCTGGTTCGCCTGGTCAATAAGATGCTCAGCAAGGAGCTCTCGGAGCGCTATGCCTCGGTCTCGGAGGTCCTCGAAGACCTGGACGCGGTCGAGCAGCTCCACGGAGATTTGCGCCTGGCCGGGCCGCCCGACATCACCAGGCCGCCTGGGGATGAGACCGCGATCGCCGATCTCGATGAGAGCTTCATCGAGGCGATCGACGATGATTTTATGGGAAGCTTCGATCATTTTGACTCGGAGCCCATGGGTGACAAGCGCACCAAACGCGCGGTCGCGCTGGTGGTCTTGTTGGTGGTCGTGTTGGTCGGCATCGGGTTTGTGCTGTGGCAGGACTCCAGCCCCGCGGAGACGAAGGAGGCGCTGGTCGAGGAGACCCTCGAGGGCGCCGAAGAAGTCGAGGCGCCGCCGGTCAAGCCGATGCCCGTGGTGACTGTGATCCGCACGCGTCCCAGCGGCGCGAGCGTGTGGTCGGGGGACCGACTCATCGGCATGGCGCCGGTGCAATTTACCTCCGAGCGATACGAGTTTCCTCTGACGGTGCGCGCCACATTTGCGGAGCAAAGCGTGGAGAAAACCCTGGAGAAGCCCGGCGGCGAATTCTGGCTCGATATCGCGGTGCCCGCGGACGAGGATGCACTCGCCGAGCGCGCGGGCACATCCGTGTCGGACGAGGACACCGAGGAGCCAGCGCAGGAAGCCGCGGCGCAAAAAAACACGCCGACGGCTCCGGTTGCGAAGCCCAGGCCGAAACCTCGGCCTATGCCGCAGCCCAAACCCAAACCCAAACCCAAACCTGAGCCCGCAGACAATGATGGGGGCGATACGCTCAAATATTTGCCGCTTGAGTAG